A single Lactuca sativa cultivar Salinas chromosome 8, Lsat_Salinas_v11, whole genome shotgun sequence DNA region contains:
- the LOC128127719 gene encoding uncharacterized protein LOC128127719 has product MPLRELECPLWVSIAKEHGIFASKIYQGCVLEIFGVLYPIDLIPIPMGDVCVIVGIDWLSRLGAMIYYEGQQVVVRTHSEGELVMHGEGTRIGSAFCSAARVQQYIQHVCMGYLAYVVNTRVGKQDSVSDVLVFRDFVDVFPYELLGFPPKRWVEFWIELVPGAAPIAKAPYRLALPEIHELSSHLQEFLGKQFIRSSVDHRFCSSR; this is encoded by the coding sequence ATGCCTCTTAGGGAGTTAGAGTGTCCATTGTGGGTTTCTATCGCTAAGGAGCACGGGATTTTTGCATCCAAGATTTATCAAGGTTGTGTTCTAGAGATTTTTGGGGTGCTttatccgattgatttgattcctatccccatgggggatgtgtgtgtgataGTGGGGATAGATTGGCTGAGCAGGCTTGGTGCTATGATATACTACGAGGGCCAGcaggtggtggttcgaacccatAGTGAGGGAGAATTGGTTATGCATGGAGAGGGTACCAGGATTGGGTCAGCCTTTTGTTCTGCTGCCAGGGTTCAACAGTATATTCAACATGTTTGTATGGGTTATCTTGCCTATGTGGTTAATACTCGGGTTGGGAAGCAGGATTCTGTTTCAGATGTGTTAGTTTTTAGAGATTTTGTTGATGTGTTTCCATACGAGTTACTCGGTTTTCCTCCCAAGAGGTGGGTTGAGTTTTGGATTGAATTAGTTCCAGGTGCGGCTCCGATTGCCAAAGCACCATACCGATTGGCACTGCCTGAGATACATGAGTTGTCCTCTCATCTTCAGGAGTTTTTGGGAAAGCAGTTCATCAGATCGAGTGTGGATcaccgattttgttcgtcaagataA